From Candidatus Hydrogenedentota bacterium, a single genomic window includes:
- the rpsG gene encoding 30S ribosomal protein S7 translates to MARRREIVKRVPLADPVYGSTVVSKFISTVMLGGKKSLAEAIVYGAFDIIKAKLPNEDPLAVFNTALDNAKPMLQVKSRRIGGATYQVPVEIAPATRTALAFRWIIEFSRKRGEKTMKERLAGELMDCFNKQGATMKRKDDTHRMAEANKAFAHFRF, encoded by the coding sequence ATGGCGAGACGGCGAGAGATAGTGAAACGGGTTCCGCTGGCCGATCCGGTGTACGGCAGCACGGTGGTCTCGAAGTTCATCAGCACGGTGATGCTGGGCGGCAAGAAGAGCCTTGCCGAGGCCATTGTGTACGGCGCGTTCGACATCATCAAGGCCAAGCTTCCGAACGAGGACCCGCTGGCCGTGTTCAACACGGCGCTGGACAACGCGAAGCCGATGCTCCAGGTGAAGTCGCGCCGCATCGGCGGCGCCACCTACCAGGTTCCGGTTGAAATCGCCCCGGCGACCCGCACGGCCCTGGCCTTCCGCTGGATTATCGAGTTTTCGCGGAAACGCGGTGAAAAGACAATGAAAGAGCGCCTTGCAGGCGAGCTGATGGACTGCTTTAACAAGCAGGGCGCGACAATGAAGCGCAAAGACGACACGCACCGGATGGCGGAGGCGAACAAGGCGTTCGCCCACTTCCGGTTCTAG
- a CDS encoding 30S ribosomal protein S12 has protein sequence MPTINQLVRNCRKAVVSKTKSPALKACPQASGTCTRVFTMTPKKPNSALRKVARVRLKNGMEVTTYIPGVGHNLQEHSQVMIRGGRVKDLPGVRYHLIRGVLDATGDCGGTASEKDQGGKKVRAGRWVSRSKYGVKRPKKGGDAKKKK, from the coding sequence TTGCCGACCATTAACCAACTGGTTCGAAACTGCCGCAAGGCGGTGGTGTCCAAGACGAAGTCGCCGGCGCTGAAAGCGTGCCCCCAGGCTTCAGGCACCTGCACCCGTGTTTTCACGATGACCCCGAAGAAGCCGAATTCGGCGCTCCGGAAGGTGGCCCGTGTCCGTCTGAAAAACGGGATGGAAGTGACCACCTACATTCCCGGCGTGGGGCACAATCTTCAGGAGCACTCGCAGGTGATGATCCGCGGGGGCCGCGTGAAGGACCTTCCCGGCGTCCGCTACCACCTCATCCGCGGCGTCCTCGACGCGACGGGCGACTGCGGCGGCACGGCGAGCGAGAAGGACCAGGGCGGCAAGAAGGTCCGCGCGGGCCGCTGGGTGAGCCGGTCCAAGTACGGGGTGAAGCGGCCCAAGAAGGGCGGCGACGCGAAAAAGAAGAAGTAG
- a CDS encoding M23 family metallopeptidase, which translates to MPGRFLKETLRLAVCVSALMAAAFADTGYEWPLELAPNLSSSFGEDRGSRFHMGIDLRTGGVTGKTVLAAADGHVSRVRCSAWGYGKAIYVQFDTGYSAVYGHLDDYYDELRDYVRRNQHARQNYNVDLTPKPGEFRVRRGQAIAKSGDSGSGPPHLHFEPRDPQGRPVNPRLLGMSWSDSTPPTPTKVLVCPDGPDSAVNGLAAPAVLALKTEGPGRFSCPPVRARGKIGFGVEYVDHEPDGLKLGAHRLRLLFGETTVFEVRHDRLSYDNHHNNAVAHHPFLGDLGRFKLLWRWPGNVCESYAAVTETGWWTVPEEGGELVLELVDFMGNRSVIVCPVLRDEDAPREAPAGAANAARGDLEWRCMGDWLSFTARFPAAEVEPPLVEVTAGGAAARSVAFVRAGGAVFSGAVKFDGAGPCTVRVSHPRLAAWGRSFDVAAREKPFTMALEGGARLEIPERGVYGLLPVSATLDEGGKKGGNLGPVWRLWPENAPLDRPGRITLPLPDTIKHPEKAAVGRQTGSGWAWMQGSVKDGRIQAEISSFGALSVVEDLSPPRLKEMVPEDGYAAESRRPRIRATVSDLESGVASWSLECGGQWLLAGYDADDGRIVWERDADLPAGSQELVLRVTDGAGNTAEFRRKLAVPGL; encoded by the coding sequence ATGCCGGGCCGCTTTCTGAAAGAGACACTGCGCCTGGCGGTTTGTGTGTCTGCTCTCATGGCCGCCGCGTTCGCGGACACCGGGTATGAATGGCCCCTGGAACTTGCACCGAACCTCTCCTCCAGTTTCGGCGAGGACCGGGGGAGCCGCTTCCATATGGGGATTGACCTGCGGACAGGCGGGGTCACGGGCAAAACCGTGCTTGCCGCCGCCGACGGCCATGTCAGCCGGGTGCGCTGCTCGGCCTGGGGGTATGGCAAGGCCATATACGTGCAGTTCGACACGGGATACTCCGCCGTGTACGGCCACCTCGACGACTATTACGACGAGCTCCGGGACTATGTCCGGCGGAACCAGCATGCGCGCCAAAACTACAACGTGGACCTGACCCCTAAGCCGGGTGAATTCCGGGTGCGCCGGGGCCAGGCCATCGCCAAATCGGGGGACAGTGGGTCGGGTCCGCCGCACCTGCATTTCGAGCCGCGCGACCCGCAGGGACGCCCCGTGAACCCGCGCCTGCTGGGGATGTCGTGGTCCGATTCCACCCCGCCCACGCCGACCAAAGTGCTGGTCTGCCCCGACGGTCCGGACTCCGCCGTAAACGGTCTGGCCGCGCCCGCAGTGCTGGCCCTGAAGACGGAGGGGCCGGGGCGTTTCTCCTGCCCGCCGGTGCGTGCGCGGGGGAAGATCGGGTTCGGGGTCGAGTATGTGGACCATGAGCCGGACGGATTGAAACTGGGCGCCCACCGTTTGCGCCTTCTGTTCGGAGAAACCACTGTTTTTGAGGTCCGCCACGACAGGCTGTCCTATGACAACCACCACAACAACGCCGTGGCGCACCATCCGTTTCTCGGGGATTTGGGGCGCTTCAAACTGCTCTGGCGCTGGCCGGGGAACGTGTGCGAGAGCTATGCGGCGGTTACGGAAACCGGCTGGTGGACGGTGCCGGAGGAGGGGGGCGAACTGGTCCTTGAGCTGGTTGACTTCATGGGCAACCGGAGCGTGATAGTGTGCCCGGTGCTGCGGGATGAGGACGCGCCGCGGGAGGCCCCAGCAGGGGCGGCCAATGCGGCGCGTGGGGACTTGGAATGGCGCTGCATGGGGGACTGGCTCTCGTTCACGGCGCGTTTCCCCGCCGCCGAAGTGGAGCCCCCACTGGTGGAGGTGACTGCCGGCGGCGCTGCGGCGCGAAGTGTGGCATTTGTCCGGGCGGGGGGCGCGGTTTTTAGCGGAGCGGTGAAGTTTGACGGGGCGGGCCCGTGCACGGTGCGGGTTTCCCACCCGCGCCTGGCCGCATGGGGGCGGTCCTTCGATGTGGCCGCGCGTGAGAAGCCTTTCACGATGGCACTGGAAGGCGGCGCCCGGCTGGAAATACCTGAAAGGGGCGTGTACGGGTTGCTGCCGGTGTCTGCAACGCTGGATGAGGGAGGCAAAAAAGGGGGCAACCTCGGCCCCGTATGGCGGTTGTGGCCCGAAAACGCGCCCTTGGACCGTCCGGGCCGGATAACCCTTCCCCTTCCCGACACCATCAAGCACCCGGAGAAGGCGGCCGTGGGGCGTCAAACCGGGTCGGGATGGGCCTGGATGCAGGGCAGTGTGAAGGACGGGCGGATTCAGGCGGAGATATCCAGTTTTGGCGCGCTTTCAGTGGTGGAGGACCTGTCCCCGCCTCGGCTCAAAGAGATGGTCCCCGAGGATGGATATGCGGCGGAGAGCCGCCGTCCCCGTATCCGCGCCACCGTTTCAGACCTGGAAAGCGGGGTTGCCTCGTGGAGTCTTGAATGCGGCGGGCAATGGCTGCTTGCCGGGTATGATGCGGACGACGGCAGGATAGTCTGGGAACGCGATGCGGACCTGCCTGCTGGCAGTCAGGAACTTGTGCTCCGGGTGACGGACGGGGCGGGAAACACGGCCGAATTCAGGCGCAAATTGGCGGTTCCCGGCCTCTGA
- a CDS encoding peptidylprolyl isomerase, protein MSRLHAALALAVLALSGALSAQVPDLSKMDIVERSVPNGPVAIVDGVPVDPEDFLRTYQRHLSEVALMSGVREINDEFRVRVGLNTLGELVKREILVKEGTRRGLKVPEPEVEKAYKERLDQFMEQLKAAGNANPTEGEILQLAGQTREEARESIHRQLLEMRTAQAIAKEKAGKVSDADVKTFFEKRPELFQRPGQLHLHQMLFRPKPSPQKADEAAWKAAEALGERARARVMAGETFDAVARDMSEAPDAQKGGDMGMMAAEQLPPFFLERARTMKTGDVSPVFRSEYGVHVIRLAASAEAASVGFDEAKPNIRKMLEGVRAEDAVESFIEPVVNDPERTKIFLQLERTLAILSQSGAGGSAGNAPTAAPTSAPASAPAPAKDTGKKRR, encoded by the coding sequence GAGCGCTCCGTGCCCAACGGCCCCGTGGCCATTGTGGACGGTGTCCCCGTGGACCCGGAAGACTTTCTGCGCACCTACCAGCGGCACCTGTCCGAGGTTGCCCTGATGTCGGGGGTGCGCGAAATCAACGACGAGTTCCGGGTGCGCGTGGGCCTGAACACCCTCGGCGAACTTGTCAAGCGAGAAATACTGGTCAAAGAGGGGACGCGGCGCGGGCTGAAGGTGCCCGAGCCCGAGGTGGAAAAGGCCTACAAGGAGCGGCTGGACCAGTTCATGGAGCAGTTGAAGGCCGCGGGGAACGCCAACCCGACGGAGGGGGAGATTTTGCAGCTTGCCGGCCAGACCAGGGAGGAGGCGCGTGAAAGCATCCACCGGCAACTGCTGGAGATGCGCACCGCCCAGGCGATAGCCAAGGAGAAGGCGGGAAAGGTCTCCGACGCCGACGTGAAGACATTTTTCGAGAAACGCCCGGAACTGTTCCAGCGGCCCGGGCAACTGCACCTGCACCAGATGCTCTTCCGCCCGAAGCCGTCGCCGCAGAAGGCGGACGAGGCCGCCTGGAAGGCCGCCGAGGCCCTTGGTGAACGCGCGCGGGCGCGGGTGATGGCGGGCGAGACCTTTGACGCCGTGGCGCGCGACATGTCCGAGGCGCCGGACGCGCAAAAGGGCGGGGACATGGGCATGATGGCCGCCGAGCAGTTGCCGCCCTTTTTCCTGGAGCGCGCGCGGACCATGAAAACGGGCGATGTCAGCCCGGTGTTCCGCAGCGAGTACGGCGTCCATGTGATACGTCTCGCGGCGTCGGCGGAGGCCGCTTCGGTGGGCTTCGACGAGGCGAAGCCCAACATCCGGAAAATGCTCGAGGGGGTCCGCGCCGAGGATGCGGTCGAGAGTTTTATCGAGCCTGTGGTGAATGACCCGGAACGCACCAAGATATTCCTGCAACTCGAGCGGACCCTGGCCATATTGTCCCAGTCCGGCGCGGGGGGCTCCGCAGGGAACGCGCCGACCGCGGCGCCGACATCCGCGCCCGCATCCGCACCCGCCCCCGCGAAGGATACGGGGAAGAAGAGGCGTTGA